A window from Culex pipiens pallens isolate TS chromosome 3, TS_CPP_V2, whole genome shotgun sequence encodes these proteins:
- the LOC120422281 gene encoding acetylcholinesterase-like: protein MPMEDSLLQLSAGKIRGRKDTLPNGEPYYFYKGIPYAQNPLGNLRFKPPVPLDKFEEDVLDCGYERNSCHSLICVPPVVAVGEDCLHANVYTPLKPANVDQGRRLPVMVWIHGGAFNAGSGDSSWYSPWFLVQEGVVVVTFNYRIGPLGFLCLPSMGIHGNMGLKDQRLLLKWVHDNIAQFGGDSGNVTLFGESAGGASVHLHYLTESSRQYFHRAICQSGTAFNVWVEQQERDTKTRMLAQLLGCTGTSDDEIYETLMNASALDLTTHSEDCMSAYDRLCFRYFPFTPTVESDDSEEPFITEHYVDALKKPFKTHIPLISGFTSNEAIAMIPFVLHAMDCYATDLKSFVPPNFPVTDEKIQLEVGKEIRNFYLENENLTVDNLSSFLNFMSDCSFIIPTYVASELHARFHQSTPQFCYRFNFVTELNFLKLMSQQGSFNFGGASHGDDIFYLFKDGGFVTPPVEAGTQADKLRHVMCRLWTNFAKFGDPTPPSDSELGFTWKPSVAAERDDFVMDALDLSAESIRMVEGPFHERIQFWRNLFAKYGGNILDMKYLK, encoded by the exons ATGCCTATGGAAGATTCGTTACTCCAGCTATCTGCTGGGAAAATTCGTGGACGGAAAGATACACTTCCGAATGGTGAACCTTATTACTTTTACAAGGGTATTCCATATGCTCAGAATCCATTAGGAAATCTCCGGTTCAAACCTCCAGTACCGTTGGACAAGTTCGAGGAGGATGTACTTGATTGTGGCTATGAGAGAAATTCGTGTCACTCGTTAATATGCGTTCCTCCAGTGGTTGCCGTTGGTGAAGATTGCCTGCATGCCAACGTCTACACTCCGTTGAAGCCGGCTAATGTGGATCAAGGACGGCGACTTCCAGTGATGGTTTGGATTCACGGTGGAGCGTTCAACGCCGGATCGGGTGACTCTTCGTGGTATAGTCCATGGTTTCTAGTTCAGGAAGGCGTCGTAGTGGTGACCTTTAACTATCGGATCGGTCCGCTTGGTTTCCTGTGTCTCCCTTCAATGGGCATTCATGGAAATATGGGACTGAAGGATCAGCGACTCTTGTTGAAATGGGTCCATGACAATATCGCCCAGTTTGGAGGAGATTCTGGGAATGTAACGCTCTTTGGAGAAAGCGCGGGTGGAGCATCAGTGCATTTGCATTATCTGACGGAGAGTTCCAGACAGTACTTCCATCGAGCCATCTgccaatccggaaccgcattCAACGTTTGGGTTGAACAGCAGGAACGGGACACCAAGACTCGGATGTTGGCTCAACTTCTTGGTTGTACAGGAACCAGTGATGACGAGATTTATG AAACATTGATGAACGCCTCGGCACTTGATCTGACGACTCATTCCGAAGATTGCATGTCGGCCTATGATAGACTCTGTTTCCGATACTTCCCGTTTACCCCAACGGTTGAGTCTGACGACTCGGAAGAACCCTTCATTACCGAACATTACGTCGATGCGCTGAAGAAGCCCTTTAAAACTCATATCCCTCTGATCAGTGGCTTTACCAGCAATGAGGCAATTGCTATGATACCTTTCGTATTACATGCGATGGATTGTTATGCCACCGACTTGAAGTCGTTTGTACCACCTAATTTTCCAGTTACGGATGAGAAAATACAGCTTGAAGTGGGAAAAGAAATAAGGAATTTCTATTTAGAAAACGAGAACCTAACAGTGGACAATCTATCATCATTCCTGAATTTTATGTCTGATTGTTCTTTTATCATTCCAACGTACGTAGCAAGTGAATTGCATGCAAGATTTCATCAAAG cacTCCCCAATTCTGTTATCGCTTTAATTTCGTGACGGAGCTCAACTTTTTAAAACTGATGTCCCAGCAAGGCAGTTTCAACTTTGGCGGGGCATCCCACGGCGATGATATATTCTATCTCTTCAAGGATGGTGGCTTTGTGACCCCGCCAGTAGAAGCCGGAACCCAGGCCGATAAGCTTCGCCACGTGATGTGCCGTCTTTGGACCAATTTTGCCAAGTTTGGTGATCCAACGCCGCCGTCGGACAGTGAGCTAGGATTTACTTGGAAGCCGTCGGTTGCCGCCGAACGAGATGATTTTGTCATGGATGCGTTGGATTTGTCCGCGGAATCCATCCGGATGGTGGAGGGGCCGTTTCACGAGAGGATTCAGTTTTGGAGGAATCTGTTTGCCAAGTATGGTGGTAATATTTTGGATATgaagtatttgaaataa
- the LOC120422277 gene encoding uncharacterized protein LOC120422277 codes for MSCALNDVVLCLPAGRIQGRTNQLPNGKDYYSFKGIPYAKPPVGELRFKPPVPVDRFCDAEDDDDLLVCSYERNSCPALMQLPPTTVSIGEDCLHANVATPVHPSDVDQQPPLPVMVWIHGGAFNLGNGDSSLYCPQYLVQQGVIVVTFNYRLGPIGFLQLPSAGIHGNMGLKDQRLLLRWVNENISFFGGDPTNVTLFGESAGSASVHLHYLTEESRKYFHKAICQSGTAFNVWVEQKECETKARTLAKNLGCTGDSDEEVYETLMSASVFDLFAKSEGCMTMNDMLAMRMFPFTPTIESADSEEPFITENYTDILHRPDLTSIPLIIGFNSNESVTFLPLLQPAIRMFSQDPRAFVPAQLTVPAEELASVGAEIKRFYYGDDTAHCLTGFLDYVSDIWFIIPSFVASELQARFQQNAPQFCYYFDFDCEFNYLKANPQAAHQLEGVAHGDDISYLFKRNVSEAMIEDGSRADEYRAITVQLWTNFAKFGHPTPESGELGFEWKPSEPIDCDQEEFVLKALHLTDPIRMIEQPFEKRIQFWKELFARFGDNYLHLTSNKIDESPLPLQKAPPWIQTITGSLAVIDPFPDPTGVYTFKNKQSSDPTESGGINCVYFVSATLVDRELGTVKGENTQLVAYERSPTMDGRHKLSASGATRDVGRVLAEIGPGKLLGVVERLPSGAEYFVFKGIPYAKAPVGELRFQPPQPLPQLPFSPLDCAQDAPGCFTVDNYLPNDQMSEDCLHLNVFTPSLPSKPPSETPQLPVMVWFHGGGFVTGSAQSSMYGAKHLVQEGVVVVTVNYRLGPLGFLCLPDVGIHGNMGLKDQRMSLVWVRENIKGFGGDPDNVTIFGQSAGGSSVHLHYLSENSRPLFHKAIAQSGTAFNQWVLQKDPDGRARRLAKLLGCEDENNDEQVFECLLTASPKEITDLQYQVMTSEERSVVVNFPFTPVVERTDSQHPIIIEHPVELIKKELPKNIPIMMGIMSEEGVALASHVISSLELYERTLETQLLPFALDVADEKIRKDAFSTIKKFFFKEQALSIETVPNLVQVLGDNANKFAGYLSAELHNLHQSSPLYFYIFSYVSELNKLRELSQAPASCPGAAHGDDLCYMFSSSFLNTDNTSESSPAREYRTTMCKLWTNFAKLGTPTPDNSLGFRWSSVQEAIGLNGQFELHALDLNDRPTMVENPFANRFNFWKALFQQYNGSHLNIN; via the exons ATGAGTTGTGCTTTGAACGATGTGGTGCTTTGTCTTCCGGCTGGTCGAATTCAAGGCCGTACCAATCAGCTGCCCAATGGAAAAGACTACTACAGTTTCAAGGGCATTCCGTACGCTAAACCGCCCGTTGGAGAACTTCGCTTTAAGCCACCGGTTCCAGTGGACAGATTCTGTGATgccgaggacgacgacgatctGCTAGTCTGCAGCTACGAGCGTAACTCGTGTCCAGCGCTGATGCAGCTACCTCCGACCACGGTTTCGATCGGTGAAGATTGTCTGCATGCCAACGTGGCCACTCCGGTGCATCCGTCCGACGTAGATCAACAACCTCCACTTCCCGTGATGGTTTGGATCCACGGTGGTGCGTTCAATCTGGGAAACGGCGACTCTTCACTGTACTGTCCTCAGTATCTGGTTCAACAGGGCGTCATAGTCGTGACCTTTAACTACCGCTTGGGACCGATTGGATTTCTGCAGCTACCCTCCGCAGGCATTCACGGCAATATGGGTCTGAAAGATCAACGACTACTGTTGCGTTGGGTCAACGAAAACATCTCTTTCTTCGGCGGAGACCCAACGAACGTGACACTGTTTGGGGAGAGTGCCGGGTCAGCTTCGGTACATCTGCACTATCTGACCGAGGAGTCTCGCAAGTATTTCCACAAAGCGATTTGTCAATCTGGAACAGCGTTCAACGTTTGGGTTGAGCAAAAAGAATGTGAAACTAAGGCACGGACGCTGGCCAAGAACCTCGGGTGTACCGGTGATAGTGATGAGGAGGTTTACG AAACTCTAATGAGCGCATCCGTCTTTGATCTGTTTGCCAAGTCCGAGGGCTGCATGACGATGAACGACATGCTGGCGATGCGTATGTTTCCCTTCACACCCACGATTGAGTCGGCCGATTCCGAGGAACCGTTCATCACGGAAAACTACACCGACATTCTGCACCGGCCGGACCTCACCTCGATTCCGCTGATCATCGGATTCAACAGCAACGAGTCCGTAACATTTCTTCCTCTGCTACAACCTGCGATTAGAATGTTTTCCCAAGATCCGAGGGCTTTCGTTCCGGCACAACTTACGGTTCCCGCGGAGGAGCTGGCCTCAGTTGGGGCGGAGATCAAGCGATTCTACTACGGAGACGACACCGCGCACTGTTTGACCGGCTTTCTGGACTACGTGTCCGACATTTGGTTCATCATACCGTCGTTTGTCGCCAGCGAGCTTCAGGCGAGATTCCAGCAAAA TGCCCCCCAATTCTGCTACTATTTCGATTTTGACTGCGAATTCAACTACCTGAAAGCAAACCCTCAAGCTGCACACCAGCTGGAAGGAGTGGCCCATGGTGACGACATTTCGTACCTGTTCAAACGAAACGTATCCGAAGCTATGATCGAGGATGGAAGTCGCGCCGATGAGTATCGCGCCATTACGGTTCAATTGTGGACCAATTTTGCCAAGTTTGGTCACCCTACGCCGGAATCGGGCGAGCTTGGATTTGAGTGGAAACCTTCGGAACCAATCGATTGTGATCAGGAAGAGTTTGTTCTCAAGGCGTTGCACTTGACCGATCCGATTCGAATGATTGAACAACCGTTCGAAAAGCGTATTCAGTTTTGGAAAGAGTTGTTCGCGAGGTTCGGTGATAATTATCTGCATTTGACAAGCAACAAA ATCGACGAATCTCCACTGCCACTACAGAAGGCACCTCCATGGATCCAAACCATCACCGGTAGCTTGGCAGTGATCGATCCCTTTCCGGATCCAACCGGAGTGTACACGTTCAAGAACAAGCAGTCCTCAGATCCCACCGAGTCAGGCGGGAT AAActgtgtttattttgtttcagctACCCTCGTCGATCGTGAACTCGGCACTGTAAAAGGAGAAAACACTCAATTAGTCGCGTACGAAAGGTCTCCAACGATGGACGGAAGGCATAAATTAAGTGCATCTGGAGCGACGAGAGACGTTGGGAGAGTATTGGCTGAGATCGGACCGGGCAAGCTGCTCGGAGTGGTGGAGCGGCTGCCAAGTGGAGCCGAATACTTTGTGTTCAAGGGGATTCCGTACGCGAAGGCACCTGTTGGCGAACTGAGGTTTCAG CCTCCCCAGCCATTACCCCAACTGCCCTTTTCCCCTTTGGACTGTGCCCAGGATGCCCCAGGATGTTTCACGGTGGACAACTACCTGCCAAACGATCAAATGTCCGAGGACTGCCTCCACCTGAACGTGTTCACGCCCAGTTTGCCTTCTAAACCACCTAGCGAAACCCCCCAGCTTCCGGTTATGGTGTGGTTCCATGGCGGTGGCTTCGTTACCGGAAGTGCCCAATCGTCAATGTATGGCGCCAAGCATCTGGTCCAGGAGGGAGTGGTGGTCGTTACTGTCAACTACCGGTTGGGGCCGCTGGGATTTCTGTGTCTTCCTGACGTTGGAATTCATGGGAACATGGGCCTCAAGGATCAACGGATGAGTTTGGTGTGGGTTAGGGAAAATATTAAGGGATTTGGGGGTGATCCGGATAACGTTACAATTTTTGGACAAAGCGCTGGTGGATCTTCTGTACATTTGCACTATTTATCAGAGAATTCAAG GCCGTTATTTCACAAGGCAATTGCTCAAAGTGGAACTGCGTTCAATCAGTGGGTTCTACAGAAGGATCCAGATGGTCGGGCTCGTAGACTAGCGAAGCTTCTTGGTTGTGAGGACGAAAACAATGATGAACAGGTGTTCG AATGCCTGCTGACCGCTAGTCCAAAGGAAATTACGGATTTGCAATACCAAGTAATGACCAGCGAAGAAAGATCCGTGGTTGTCAACTTCCCATTTACTCCCGTTGTTGAACGAACTGATTCACAACATCCAATAATTATCGAACATCCGGTAGAACTCATCAAGAAAGAACTCCCGAAAAACATTCCAATAATGATGGGAATTATGAGCGAAGAAGGTGTTGCGTTAGCAAGTCACGTGATTAGTTCGCTGGAATTGTACGAACGAACTTTAGAAACTCAACTGCTCCCATTTGCATTAGACGTCGCCGATGAAAAGAttagaaaagatgcattttccACTATCaagaagtttttcttcaaagaaCAAGCGTTATCGATCGAGACCGTCCCAAATTTGGTGCAAGTCCTTGGTGATAATGCAAACAAGTTTGCTGGTTATCTTTCGGCGGAATTACACAACCTACATCAGAG TTCACCACTTTATTTCTACATCTTCTCCTATGTGTCGGAGTTGAACAAACTTCGCGAACTAAGTCAAGCTCCTGCATCCTGTCCTGGAGCAGCTCATGGAGATGATCTTTGCTACATGTTCTC ATCATCGTTTTTGAACACAGACAACACAAGTGAATCTAGTCCTGCCCGAGAATACCGCACAACTATGTGTAAACTTTGGACAAACTTTGCCAAACTTGGAACTCCAACTCCGGACAACTCACTGGGATTCCGCTGGTCATCGGTTCAAGAGGCTATTGGATTAAATGGACAGTTTGAACTTCATGCTTTGGATCTCAACGATAGACCCACGATGGTTGAAAACCCATTTGCGAATCGTTTTAACTTTTGGAAAGCCCTTTTCCAGCAGTACAATGGAAGTCATTTGAATATAAACTAA